From the Brachyspira intermedia PWS/A genome, the window TCCAAAAGGAACTAAAGCACCTGCTGGCTTCTCACCTCCTCTTGTAATTTGCTCCACTATATAATTTCTATCAATGGCAAGAGATAATGCTCTTCTTACTCTTACATCTTTCAATATCTCATTAGTTAAATTCAAGCAGTAATAATATGAAGATATTCTAGGTTCTATTACTATTAGTCCTTCTTTTTGAAGTGTCTTTATATCCTGTCTTGGGAAAGATCTTGCAAAATGCAAAGAACCTGCTTTAACTCCTGCAACAGAAGCAGTTTCATTTTCCATAAGAACAAATGTAATCTTATCAGGAACTATATCTTCTACATTCCAATAATTGGTATTTTTTACCATTACAAGACTTTCATCTCTGTTTCTTTCTATAAGTTTAAAAGCACCATTTCCTATATAAGTATCTGCATTTAAAGTCCATTCATCTCCGTACTGTTCTATAATATCTTTTCTAAGAGGATAGAATGTAGGAAAACTTAAAAGCTCTAAAAAATATGCTGTAGGAGCTTCAAGCTGAACTTCTAAAGTATAATCATCTATTGCTTTTATACCTAAACTTTCTTTAGGCATAGTGCCTGCTGTTATAGCTTTAGCATTTTTTACAGGTTCATGCTGATATCCGTATTGACTTCCTGTAGCAGGATCAACAACCCTTTGCCAAGAATAAACAAAATCGCTTGCAACAACTGGCTTTCCATCTGTCCATTTTGAATTAGTTCTAAGTTTGAATGTATAAGTAAGTCCGTCCTCACTTATCTCCCAGCTTTCAGCCACTCCTGGAGTCAATTTTCCTTCAGAGTCTTTTTCTATTAATCCTTCAAATGTATGCATCAAATAAAATACTGCATCCGAAGTTACATTTATACTGGGGTCTATAGTATTTGGTTCAGGACCAGTATTAATAAATATAGATATACCATCTTCTGATTTATTATTATTTGAACATGATATTATAAATGATATAAAAATCATAAATAAAATAAATATTTTTTTCATCTATAGTTAACTCCTAACATTTATATAAAGAAAATTAATCTTCTAAATATGCTCTCATAAAACTATGCTGTCCCATAGAATCATATAAAACGCCTTTCAATTTAGGTGATACTAATATAGGCTCGCTTGAGAAATATATAGGTATCATTGCCATATCAGATATTAATAATTCCTCGGCTTTATGCATAGTCATCATTCTATGAGATGAATCTGTAATTAATGTAGCTGTTTTTATCAAATCATCATATCTTTTATTAGTATAAAGACTATTATTATTGGGCGATGTGCTTAAAAATACCGAAAGAAAATTAATAGGATCATTAAAATCTCCATTCCATCCGCCGCTTGCCATTTCAAAATTTTTATCAAATCTTTGGGTGAATAAATCTGATGATTCCAATTCTTCTATATTTACATCAATACCCAAATTATCCTTCCACATTTTTTGTATAGCTTCAAATATTTTTCTATGTGTTCCATAAGTAGTTTTCAAAGTCAATACAGGGAAACCATTTCCATTAGGATATCCAGCAAGAATCATAAGCCTTTTTGCTTCTCTAATATTATTTTCATAATTTTTTTTATCTATATCTATATAATCCCCACCATTTTCTCTGAAATCTCCAAAGAAACCAGGTATACCATAAGGCACAAAAGCCGTAGCAGGTCTTTCTCCGTTTTTTGTAACATTTTCAACTATATAATTTCTGTCAATTGCAAGAGATAATGCCCTTCTTACATTTATATCAGATAATGTTTTATTAGTAGTATTTAAAAAATAAAAATATGTTGATATTCTAGGTACATTATGTATATATCCGCCTCTTTGCAATAAAGCTATATGCTCTATTGGAAAATTTCTTGAGAAATGAAGCAATCCGTTTTTCAAAGCAGTTAAAGAATATTGAGTGTCATTTTTCATTACAAACTCTAATCTGCTTGGTATAACTTCTTTATTATTCCAATAGAATTCATTTTTTTCCATAATAATAACATCATCTATTTTTCTCTCTACAACTTTAAAAGGTCCGTTTCCTATAAAAGTTTCTGCTTTTTCTGTCCAATTAGTTTCGTATAATTTTATAATATCTTCTCTCAAAGGATAAAACGTAGGATAAGATAAAATTTCAAGAAAATATGTTAATGGTCTGTCCAAAACAATTTCTAATGTATAATCATCTATAGCTTCTACACCTAAATATTTTGTTTCTATTTCTCCTTCAAGGATATTTTTAGAATTATTTATAACATTATATTGATATGCAAATTTACTTTTAGTATTAGGGTCAAACAATCTTCTAAAAGAGTAAACAAAATCTTTAGCTAAAACAGGATTACCATCAGACCAATAAGCATCTTGTCTTAAATTAAATGTATATACAAGTCCGTCAGCACTTATTGCCCAGCTTTTGGCAGCAGCAGGTATTATTTTACCGTCTTTATCTTTACCTACTAAACCTTCAAATATATGATTTAAATATATTAAACTATCTCCTGTTACATTGATACTGGGATCCATAGTATATGGTTCCTGACCTATGTTTATGACCAATGAGAAATATTTACCTTGCGGAGGTGTATGAGTAATAGTTTCCTCTATTTTTGTACATGATATAGTTAAATACATTAAAATAATTATGAAAATATAAGATTTTTTTAACATTTTATTATCCAAATGATATTTAGTTAAATTAAGTATATATTTTATAACATATAATGTCAAATAATATTATTTTATTAGTTTAAAATATTCTATTATATTCTTTAATTCTTCAGATTCCTCATTAATAGACTTAGAGTTTTCAGAAGCCTCTTTCACAAATTGAGAATCATTATTTGACTTATGATCATTTGATTTTTTTAACATAGAATCATCAGATACTTTGTAGGTTTTACCTTTTAACGCATTAATTACAGCATTCAAATATTTTATAGTATTTTCATGATTAATATTCATATCGATAATGGCATCATCTGACTTTATATTATTTAAATCTGCATTGTTTGATTTTGTTTTTAATTTGTTTTTATTAAAGAAATTTATTACAGGTATTACTTTTTTGCTTATAATATTAGGTATTATTATTATCATTAAAATAATTATTATAGAAATCATAATACCAATCATTATTACCATTTTATAGTTATTTTTTAATACCATAATAGACGGTATTGCAACTTCAATTCCCCAATATAGATCATCAAATAGATTTATAGGCTTTACAATATAAAAATACCTATTAGATTTTTTTACATTATATTTTTCTACCATTAAACTTTCATTAGATTTTATCATATCTATTACATTATGATTATGATAAGGATGATATAAATTAGTAAAATTCTCACCTATAATTTCACTATCTATATTACAGTAAATAATATTTCCATTTTCATCAAATAAAGTTGTAGATATATCCTCTCCATTATCAAAATTCATACTATCCGAACTCACATCCAAACCAATTACCCCTATAATATCATCATTATTTGAATATATAGGCATTAAACAGGTTTGAACCTGCTTATATCTATTTTGAATCTGAACGCTATATATAGGAGTTATGTACATATTATTTTTTTCTATCGTATCTTCAATAAATGATAATTTTAATTGTAAATTTTCTGTACCAAGTCTTGATATATTTCCGTCTTTATCTTTACCCATATATATTCCAAATCGTCCGTCTATATTTTTATACCAACTATCACTTTTATATATATTATCATTATCAATTGCATTTGGAAGAAAAAGTAAAAAAACGGCTTCAGCATTTTCACTTATTTTCTTTGAAAATTTACACATAACATTTTCATATATTTTTCTATTTCTTATATTACTGCAGTATAATTCTTCAGAAATAAATTTTATACTTTTCATAAAATTTAATTCATTATTTATTAAATCTCTCATATTTAATAATTGAACTTCAGATATTTGATCCATTGTTACTAAAGACATACCTCTAGAAATATGATAGGTATGCACCATGGCTAAAGCACCTGCTAGCATCACTATAATTATTGTAGGTATAATAATTAATAAACTTATTTTGATATTTAAACTGTTTTTGCTATTCATAATATTATAATATTTAAGTCAAATAATATTTTTTATTTTTTTAGTTTAAAATATTTTATTGTTTTTTGCAATTCATTTGACTCTTCTAAAAGAGATTTTAAATTTTTATTTACATTATTTACAATATTAGAAGTCTGATTTTTTTCTATTTCATTATCTTCGCAGCAATCATTAATCTTATATACAAGCTCAGATATGTTATTTGAGTTTTCAGAAATTTTATTAGCTGTTCCTTTTACAGAATTAATCAAATCATTCAAATATACTACTGTATCATTAATTTCTCTGCTCATATCTCCCATTTCATCATTCATATTTAAATAATTTTCAGAAACACTCCAAGATATATCCCCTTCCTTTATTTTTGTAATATTATCATTTAAATTATTCATTACTGATAATAATTTTTTATTAATTATGAATGGTACAATAATAAATATTGAAATAATTATAATTGCTATAATAACCCACATCATTATCATAATTTTATAATGATTAAAAAACTCTGCCTTACTATCAACAGCTAATTCTATTCCCCAATATAGATCATCAAAAACATGTAAAGGTGTAAAAAGATTATAATATTTACTTGAAGTTTTTTTATTATATGATTCCTTCCAAACAGTATTATTAGAATATATGGTATTTTCTAAATCACTGCTTTCATATACATCCGATAAATTAGTAATATTTTCTCCTATACTGTATATATCAGTTGTGCAATACATTATATTACCATTTTCATTAAATAAAGATATTGTAAATCCATTTGTATCTTCATAAAATATTATATTATCTAAAGTTAAATTCAAAGAAGACACACCAATCATTTCATTATCTTTAGAAAATATTGGTATTGAATATGTGTACATAGGTCTATATTTTCCTTGCACAGGATAATAGTTCAAAGTTGTGATATAAGGTTTTCTGCTTTTTATGGTAGTATTCAGATAAGTATATTCTAAATCAGATGCTTGTAAATTAATTCTAGATATATTATTTTCACTATCTTTAACTAAAGATATTCCTAATCGTCCATTAATATCATGGTAAAGAGGATTATTAATATACATACTGTCATTATCAATAACATTAGTAAAAAATATTAAAGATACCGATGCTGCATTAGTACTCATTTCATGAGCAAATCTATTCATTAAATCTTCATATGATTCTCTCTTTCTAACATCATAGTTATATAAATTTTCTACAGAATATTTTATATTATTTAGATAATTTAATTCAACATCGATTATATTTTCTATTTCATATATCTCTTTTTCAGCCATTTGAGATATTATAAATAGTGTCATTTCCTTTGTCATTTTATATGTATATATTGTATTGATAATACCAAATAGTAATATTATTGCTATAATAGGCATTAAAATTAATAAACTTATTTTAACATTTATACTTACTTTATTGTTCATTATATCCGCAGCATTTCCTCTTATTGTAATTTAAAATATCCTATAACATCTATAAGTTCATTAGCTTCATTAAGCAAAGCCTGAGAAGCAGCTGTAGCCTCTTCTACTAAAGCAGCATTTTTTTGTACTGAAGAATCCATATTTGTAATAGCGGAATCAACCTGTTCTATTCCTTTTTGCTGTTCCTGAGAAGCTACATTAATTCTATCCATTATATTAGAAGCACTATCCATCTTTACAGATATGTCTTCAAATATTTCTTTAGATTCTCTTACACTCTCAGAAGCCAAATTTGTTTTTTCATTACTATCAGCTATTAGAGCAGTAATACTTTTTACTGATTCCTGAGTATTTTGAGCAAGGTTTCTTACTTCACTAGCTACTACAGCAAATCCTCGTCCTTGTTCTCCTGCTCTAGCTGCCTCTACTGAAGCATTCAAAGCTAATATATTAGTTTGAAAAGCTATTCCTTCTATAAGTTTAGTAATATCCATTATTTTAGTACTAGCTTCATATACATCATTCATCTTATTTACACTATCCTCTACTATGGCACCAGCCTTATTCAAAGATTCCTTAGCATCTGATACCATAGAAGTACTTTGTGCAACACTTTCTGCCGATTCTCTTATAGTACTAGCCATCTCATTCATAGATGCAGCTGTTTCTTCCAAGCTAGAGGCTTGTGACTCAGTTCTTTGTGCTAAGTCATTATTACCTTCCAATACTTGGTTTGCTTCTATAGAAACTCTTTCGGCAGCATTTTTTACTGTCTTTACAACTTTATTTAAATTATTAATTATACCATCTAAACTATTAGCTATATCTCCCCACTCATCATTCATATTAAGGAATTCTTTAGATATTTTAAAAGATATATCTCCTTTAGCAATTTTCTGCATATCCTTAGATAAAGAAATTATTACATTCACAACTTTACTTTTAATTATAATAGGTATCATTATAAATGCTATTATAATAATAATTAAAGATATAATTACCATAACAATACGTATAACATCACTCTCTTTGAAAATATCTTTGTTTGAAGCCATTATCTCAAGTATCCAATATTGTCCTGCTGATACCTCTAAAGGAACAAAATAATATGTGGCATCTCCTTTATAATAAGCTGTATAATTTTCAAATGATACTGTACCACCGCTTGATACCTTTTCAAATACACTATAATCTTTATAATGAGTGTATAAATCATACATGTTTTTGCCTAAATTTTTTGTTTCTCCGGCATCATAAAGTACATTGCCATAATGATCATATAATAATCCTTCTGAATTTGCAAATGGCTGTATATTTTTCATAGTAGGATTTAATGTTTCTACTTTTATGTCAGCAGTTATAACACCTATAGGCTTATTTTGATACATTATAGGTATTGCCCAAGTATACATTTTTACTACATCATTATTTCCAAGATCAAAGTCATATATACCAGATAAATACTCTCTAGCTTTTGATATAGGCTCTTTATAATAATCAGCATCTATATCTGCAGCAGATAAAGCCCTTTCCTCAATATTATTTCCAGATGTTCTTGATATATAATAAGTTTGCTGTCCTTTTGTTAAAGGATAAACATTACTATACGCTGCATCATTACCAAGTATATTAGGCTCAAAAGCCAACATAACTCCAACTACTGTATCTGGAAGAACTCTAAAAAAATTTCTAGCTACAGCTTCATAAGCATTTCTATCTGTAACACCTGAATTATACATATTTTCTATTATATATTTCAAACCAGTTATTTGATAAAGATCATCTTTAACTACAGCAGTTATTTTATTTCCTTCTCCTTTGGCTACTTCCTCCAATATTTTATAAGACAATTTACTGCTGGCATTTTGTACATAAATAATGTTCACTACATTTGATATTGCAAGCATTATTAATAATGGTATTAATATAATTAAACTAATTTTTACTTGAAGACTTACTCTTTTAAACATAAATAAAACCTCTATATAAAATTAATCTTTTACATTTATAATTCTAATAATTATAATAAAACTAGGAATTTATAAGAATTCGATTATATGATTTAATAATCATAGTATCAATATATATTTCAATCGGATAAGTTTGCAACATAAAAAAACCCTAATATTTTTATGCAAATATTATACATAATTTACATATATATTTCAATTGTAAAAAACAATTTAATTAATTTTTTATAATAAAAAATTATTTAAATTAAGACTTCAATTTAAAATATTCTATAGCCTTAATTAAATCTTTAGCCTCACTGAGAAGAGATTCAGAAGCAGAAGTAGCTTCAGATACTAAAGCAGCATTCTTTTGCACAGAAGAATCCATATTATCAATAGCTGTATTAACTTGATCAATACCTCTTTCCTGTTCTTGTGAGGCTGTATTAATCTTATCCATTATACTAGAAACATTATCCATCTTTTCTAATATTTCATTGAATATAGTCTGTGATTCTTGTACACTGTTTGCTGCTAATTTTATTTTATTATTACTATCTGTTATTAAAGATGTAATATTTTTTACTGATTCTTGAGTATTTTGAGCAAGGTTTCTTACCTCACTAGCTACAACAGCAAATCCGCGTCCCTGATCACCTGCTCTAGCTGCCTCTACTGAAGCATTCAAAGCTAATATATTAGTTTGAAAAGCTATTCCTTCTATAAGTTTAGTAATATCCATTATTTTAGAGCTAGACTCATAAACAGCATCCATTTTGTTTACACTATCTTCTATTATAAGACCTGCTTTATTTACGCATTCTTTTACATCCATTACCATAGATGTACTTTGTGATACGCCTTCAGCTGACTCTTTTATAGCACTAGCCATCTCATTCATAGATGCAGCTGTCTCTTCTAAGTTAGAAGCCTGAGTTTCTGTTCTTTGAGATAAGTCATTATTTCCTACTAAAACCTCATTTGCTGCTGTAGAAACTTGCTCTGCAGAATTTTTTACTGTAGAGACTACATTTCCTAAATTTTTTAAAGTGTTTTCTAATCCTCTTGCAATATCTCCCCATTCATCATTCAATTTTAAAAAGTCATTTGAAATATGAAAAGATATATCTCCATTAGATATTCTTGTAATGTCTCTTGCTGTATATCCTATTAATTTTGTTACTTTTCTCTTTATTATTAAAGGAACTATTATAGCACTTATGACAACTATTAATGCTGATATTATAAACATTATATTTCTTATAATATCAGAATCTTTTAATATAACATCATTAGGAGCAGTTATTTTCAAGCCCCAATATTTTCCTTTTGATATTTCTACAGGAGTAAATGAATATGTATAAAATTTTTGTAATGTTCCGCTGAAATTTTCAAATAGTAAATTTTCTCCTCGTATTATTTTATTAAATACATCATGCTCTTTGTAGTATGGATATATTTCATCAAGTGTTTTAGATATATAAATAGCTTTGTCACTATCATAAGCTATAGTTCCGACATTATCAAATAATGTAATTGTAGAACCCTCAAATGGATTTATTTGAGATAATGAATCATTAATAGAATTTACATTCACTTCTAAACATATTACACCTATAACTCTATTTGATGTTTTTATAGGTACAGCCCAAGTATAGAATAAATCTTTATCATTAACAGGTGATTTATATACATCAGATATATATGTTTCTCCTGTGCTTAAAGTTTTTTTATATGTATCATTTTGAAAAATTTTTGTATCAAAATATGAAGTTCGAATTTTAGAGTTATCATCTCTTGACAAATAATAATTAAAACGTCCATTTGCAGGACCGTATTTTTCTGAATTGGTATAATCTGAATCATTGCCTATTGTATCAGGTTCAAATATTATAAGCAAACTATTAACTTTTTTAGGAAGTTCATCAAAAAAACTATATAAAAGTCTTTCATAAAATGGTCTGCTTAAAGTACCATCATTATATAATCCTCTTATAACCCTTTATAATCCTACAAGAGAATATAAATCTTCTTTCATATATGATAATAATTTAGCAGCTTCACCTTTTGAGCTTTCCTCCAATATTCTATGAGACAAATTTTTACTAGCTGATTTTACATAAGCAATATTTATAGCATTTGAAATAATAAGCATAATCAATAATGGTATCAATATAGCTAAACTAATTTTTATTTGGAGACTAAATTTCTTAACCATAATTAAACCTATAATTTTTTTTACAATTATTATACATTTTTTATTTGCAATTTCAATAATAAAAAAAAATTATTTATTATTGTTCAGATAAAAAACATAGTTTAGAATAGTTATTTATGATATAAAACATATTTTTTACTAATAAATAACAAAAACTTATTGATAAAACAAGTATTGGAATTGATATTTTTAGAAAATCTTAAAACATAATTTTATATAATTTTCAGTTCATTATTTATATAAGATTAATAATGAACTAAAAATTTCATTTTAATTAATTTTTTAAATTGAAGTATGATATAGCTTTCAATAAATCATTAGCTTCACTTAATAAAGACTCTGATGCTGAAGTAGCTTCTGATACCAAAGCAGCATTTTTCTGTACAGAAGCATCCATATTACTAATTGCTATATTAACCTGATCTATTCCTTTCTCTTGTTCCTGAGCAGCAATATTGATTCTTTCCATTATAGAAGAAGCTCTATCCATTTTTTCTAATATCTCATTAAAAATAGTTTTGGATTCCTGAACACTTGTAGCAGCTAATTTTATTTTATCATTACTATCTGTAATCAATGAAGTAATACTTTTTACAGACTCCTGAGTATTTTGAGCAAGATTTCTTACTTCACTAGCTACTACTGCAAATCCTCGTCCCTGATCTCCAGCACGTGCTGCCTCTACTGAAGCATTAAGAGCAAGTATATTAGTTTGAAAAGCTATTCCTTCTATAAGTTTAGTGATATCCATTATTTTAGAACTAGATTCATAAACATCATTCATTTTGTTTACACTGTCTTCTATTATTACACCCGCTTTATTCAAAGATTCCTTAGCATCCGATACCATAGAAGTACTTTGGGCAACGCTCTCAGCTGATTCTTTTATAGCACTAGCCATCTCATTCATAGATGCTGCTGTTTCTTCCAAGCTAGAAGCTTGTGTTTCTGTTCTTTGAGATAAATCATTATTTCCTATTAAAACCTCATTTGCAGCAGTAGAAACCTGCTCTGCCGAATGCTTTACTGTATTTATTACATTATTAAAATTATTCATGGCTTTATCCCAGCCTCTTGCTATATCTCCCCATTCATCAGTTCTTTTCTCAAATCCTTTAGGTATTTCAACAGTCAAATCACCTGTAGACATAGCAACAATATCTTTAGCCAAAACTATTATTATATTTGATACTTTCTTTTTAATTATTATAGGTGTTATAATCAAAGAAACAATTAATATAAACACTAATATTAATACCATTGTATTTCTAATATATCTTGTTTCTGCCTGTATAACTCTGCTTGGAGTAAGAATTTCTATTCCCCAATTATGACCTTCAAGCATAGGTATAGGAGATACAACATAAGTACCGACTTCATTAAATACTGTTGTAAAATGCTCAAAATCTAAAGATTGTCCTGACTGAACCTTTTCTATTATTCCTAAAGTCTTATACCATTCATAGACATCATAACCGTTTTTTCCTATACCTTCTAAATTTCCGGCATTATATACTAAGTTACCAGCACTATCAAAAAGTATTACCTTACTTTCAGGATAAGGTTTTATTTTTTCTATAGATTTACTTATACTCTGAGGTGTTACATCAGCAATAACTACACCTATATTCTTACCACTATTATCAAAAACAGGTATTGACCAAGTATATATTAGAATATTATTACCGGCTACATTGTATGAATATAAAGGAGTTATATATGGTTTTGATGTACTTTTTGGAGTAACAAAATAATCTGCATTTAAATCAGAAGATAAAATTCTTTGCTGTACTACATTGCCATTATTTTTAGAAAGATATACTCCAAATTGTCCTTTTATATCCCTATAAAATTCATTATTAGTATAATCAGCATCATTATCTATAAGATCTTTATTCAATAAAAATCCCATAGCAATTGTACTAGCTTCATCTTTTCTCACATAATTACTTACCACATTAATATAAGTATTTCTATCCCTTATACCTATATTATATAAATCTTCAAGCGAAGAAGCTAATTCATTCAAATAATTAAATTCTATTTTTAATATATTCTGACCTCTGTAAGATTCTGCCTCTACAGTTTTTTTAAGATAACTTAAAGATTTTGCTCTGTTGGCATTATTAACTAGAATTATATTTACAAGACTAGAAACTATAATCATAGCGAAAAAAATTGAAAGTATAAGCAAACTAATTCTA encodes:
- a CDS encoding PDC sensor domain-containing protein, whose amino-acid sequence is MNNKVSINVKISLLILMPIIAIILLFGIINTIYTYKMTKEMTLFIISQMAEKEIYEIENIIDVELNYLNNIKYSVENLYNYDVRKRESYEDLMNRFAHEMSTNAASVSLIFFTNVIDNDSMYINNPLYHDINGRLGISLVKDSENNISRINLQASDLEYTYLNTTIKSRKPYITTLNYYPVQGKYRPMYTYSIPIFSKDNEMIGVSSLNLTLDNIIFYEDTNGFTISLFNENGNIMYCTTDIYSIGENITNLSDVYESSDLENTIYSNNTVWKESYNKKTSSKYYNLFTPLHVFDDLYWGIELAVDSKAEFFNHYKIMIMMWVIIAIIIISIFIIVPFIINKKLLSVMNNLNDNITKIKEGDISWSVSENYLNMNDEMGDMSREINDTVVYLNDLINSVKGTANKISENSNNISELVYKINDCCEDNEIEKNQTSNIVNNVNKNLKSLLEESNELQKTIKYFKLKK
- a CDS encoding methyl-accepting chemotaxis protein, with amino-acid sequence MFKRVSLQVKISLIILIPLLIMLAISNVVNIIYVQNASSKLSYKILEEVAKGEGNKITAVVKDDLYQITGLKYIIENMYNSGVTDRNAYEAVARNFFRVLPDTVVGVMLAFEPNILGNDAAYSNVYPLTKGQQTYYISRTSGNNIEERALSAADIDADYYKEPISKAREYLSGIYDFDLGNNDVVKMYTWAIPIMYQNKPIGVITADIKVETLNPTMKNIQPFANSEGLLYDHYGNVLYDAGETKNLGKNMYDLYTHYKDYSVFEKVSSGGTVSFENYTAYYKGDATYYFVPLEVSAGQYWILEIMASNKDIFKESDVIRIVMVIISLIIIIIAFIMIPIIIKSKVVNVIISLSKDMQKIAKGDISFKISKEFLNMNDEWGDIANSLDGIINNLNKVVKTVKNAAERVSIEANQVLEGNNDLAQRTESQASSLEETAASMNEMASTIRESAESVAQSTSMVSDAKESLNKAGAIVEDSVNKMNDVYEASTKIMDITKLIEGIAFQTNILALNASVEAARAGEQGRGFAVVASEVRNLAQNTQESVKSITALIADSNEKTNLASESVRESKEIFEDISVKMDSASNIMDRINVASQEQQKGIEQVDSAITNMDSSVQKNAALVEEATAASQALLNEANELIDVIGYFKLQ
- a CDS encoding PDC sensor domain-containing protein, whose amino-acid sequence is MNSKNSLNIKISLLIIIPTIIIVMLAGALAMVHTYHISRGMSLVTMDQISEVQLLNMRDLINNELNFMKSIKFISEELYCSNIRNRKIYENVMCKFSKKISENAEAVFLLFLPNAIDNDNIYKSDSWYKNIDGRFGIYMGKDKDGNISRLGTENLQLKLSFIEDTIEKNNMYITPIYSVQIQNRYKQVQTCLMPIYSNNDDIIGVIGLDVSSDSMNFDNGEDISTTLFDENGNIIYCNIDSEIIGENFTNLYHPYHNHNVIDMIKSNESLMVEKYNVKKSNRYFYIVKPINLFDDLYWGIEVAIPSIMVLKNNYKMVIMIGIMISIIIILMIIIIPNIISKKVIPVINFFNKNKLKTKSNNADLNNIKSDDAIIDMNINHENTIKYLNAVINALKGKTYKVSDDSMLKKSNDHKSNNDSQFVKEASENSKSINEESEELKNIIEYFKLIK
- a CDS encoding methyl-accepting chemotaxis protein; the protein is MFKKFGLQFRISLLILSIFFAMIIVSSLVNIILVNNANRAKSLSYLKKTVEAESYRGQNILKIEFNYLNELASSLEDLYNIGIRDRNTYINVVSNYVRKDEASTIAMGFLLNKDLIDNDADYTNNEFYRDIKGQFGVYLSKNNGNVVQQRILSSDLNADYFVTPKSTSKPYITPLYSYNVAGNNILIYTWSIPVFDNSGKNIGVVIADVTPQSISKSIEKIKPYPESKVILFDSAGNLVYNAGNLEGIGKNGYDVYEWYKTLGIIEKVQSGQSLDFEHFTTVFNEVGTYVVSPIPMLEGHNWGIEILTPSRVIQAETRYIRNTMVLILVFILIVSLIITPIIIKKKVSNIIIVLAKDIVAMSTGDLTVEIPKGFEKRTDEWGDIARGWDKAMNNFNNVINTVKHSAEQVSTAANEVLIGNNDLSQRTETQASSLEETAASMNEMASAIKESAESVAQSTSMVSDAKESLNKAGVIIEDSVNKMNDVYESSSKIMDITKLIEGIAFQTNILALNASVEAARAGDQGRGFAVVASEVRNLAQNTQESVKSITSLITDSNDKIKLAATSVQESKTIFNEILEKMDRASSIMERINIAAQEQEKGIDQVNIAISNMDASVQKNAALVSEATSASESLLSEANDLLKAISYFNLKN
- a CDS encoding peptide ABC transporter substrate-binding protein, producing MLKKSYIFIIILMYLTISCTKIEETITHTPPQGKYFSLVINIGQEPYTMDPSINVTGDSLIYLNHIFEGLVGKDKDGKIIPAAAKSWAISADGLVYTFNLRQDAYWSDGNPVLAKDFVYSFRRLFDPNTKSKFAYQYNVINNSKNILEGEIETKYLGVEAIDDYTLEIVLDRPLTYFLEILSYPTFYPLREDIIKLYETNWTEKAETFIGNGPFKVVERKIDDVIIMEKNEFYWNNKEVIPSRLEFVMKNDTQYSLTALKNGLLHFSRNFPIEHIALLQRGGYIHNVPRISTYFYFLNTTNKTLSDINVRRALSLAIDRNYIVENVTKNGERPATAFVPYGIPGFFGDFRENGGDYIDIDKKNYENNIREAKRLMILAGYPNGNGFPVLTLKTTYGTHRKIFEAIQKMWKDNLGIDVNIEELESSDLFTQRFDKNFEMASGGWNGDFNDPINFLSVFLSTSPNNNSLYTNKRYDDLIKTATLITDSSHRMMTMHKAEELLISDMAMIPIYFSSEPILVSPKLKGVLYDSMGQHSFMRAYLED
- a CDS encoding peptide ABC transporter substrate-binding protein — protein: MKKIFILFMIFISFIISCSNNNKSEDGISIFINTGPEPNTIDPSINVTSDAVFYLMHTFEGLIEKDSEGKLTPGVAESWEISEDGLTYTFKLRTNSKWTDGKPVVASDFVYSWQRVVDPATGSQYGYQHEPVKNAKAITAGTMPKESLGIKAIDDYTLEVQLEAPTAYFLELLSFPTFYPLRKDIIEQYGDEWTLNADTYIGNGAFKLIERNRDESLVMVKNTNYWNVEDIVPDKITFVLMENETASVAGVKAGSLHFARSFPRQDIKTLQKEGLIVIEPRISSYYYCLNLTNEILKDVRVRRALSLAIDRNYIVEQITRGGEKPAGALVPFGISDYEGDFRKNGGEYIDITENGYAKNVEEAKKLMAEAGYPNGEGFPVMEFKTDPGLHVKIFEAVQQMWKENLGIDVTLTQEEWAVFLQTRYDRNITMARGAWNGDFDDPINFMTLCLSYSPNNYSVYSNKAYDDIINQVMLSGDQKFRMQTMHKAEEMLMREEAIIPIYYYTEPLLVSPKLKGVYYDPLGFHRFHHCYLE